A stretch of DNA from Tribolium castaneum strain GA2 chromosome 7, icTriCast1.1, whole genome shotgun sequence:
TTGACAGTTAATTTTGCCATTCCTCTAGCTTTGATTCCACCAAACAGAACACTTGTGATAAAAGTGGTTATTAGtaaataaatagataaaataagGCAACCTTCAAGCTAGAAATAGCCAAGTGGCACTCACTTCAAGGAAATCGCCAATTAAGTACGAAAACAACatccaataaaacaaaatagttttaactagatattttattaaattattctaTACAAGAGGATAACTAGCTTGTATGGCTATCCCGCAGTGGTTGTTCGCATCTTTGGCCAGCTTGACATAGCCCCCGATGCCCCACTGTGGCCCATACGAGTTTTTAACCAACCAGTATTTTTGCCCATTGGGTTCCGTCCCATATCCCACCACCAACACCGCATGGTTGACATCGTCCGGTCTGTTACCACACTGTGGGTCGTAATAGATACCATCTGAATAAAACTGAAAGGACTGTCGACCGGCGTCCATCGCCGCTGAAACAGGCCCCAAAGTTGCAATCGCTGCTTCAAGGCCTTGTTCATCCCCTTCTGCGATGTCTACGTAACCTACGTGGGGGCAACAAACGATTAGGCTGACCTTAGATTTTGACCTATTGAAAGTGTGTGTGTAAATGTTTACATAAATACTCCAAACTTGCGAAAGAATATTTTCGATCACTTTGTgtgaaaaaagtgtagaaaaggtaaggaaacaacacgtgaacaaaaataaaagattgaGAGAACAAATAGACGTaaaaagtcccgaaaaacataaaatcatggccactgcgaatccagtaGGCTTTGCGCACGtctactatttttgactagaaaatacacaaatttggtgatttttggagaaattatgtctattttcggtcaaaaacgtgctgaaagtcacaaaaaaggtaaaaacagttttaaaattgtagaatcaacttgtacgcccggtatcttttgatgaaatctggtgaaaaattagagaattcaattgaaaaaaagtggaagaaaatgttttctcgagctaatttgccgacttttgaactgaatatatttgcgttttaggtgaattattgcaattatatagattgtaaagttgatttatttaaaaagtttgtgttaaaatatctgcaaaagacggtcactAGCTAGGGCCTTgatggcccagtggtataagcgccacttacgacgcgGGAggtcggggttcgaacccggatcagagcaacaatttttctatgaaaaaaagtgtagaaaaggtaaggaaacaacacgtaagcaaaaataagagatggagagaacacatagacgtttaaaagtaaagcggagcataaaactgacagaaataagaaaataatgcggcaaaaggtaaaagtacgtaaaggcgccaaattgtaaacgtaagagcacattataataaagggaaaatacttttgttttgagagaaaaagagatgaacgtaaaggtgaaacataacttcaaactttagcgttgaatccttagatgacttacttcttaaattataaaaaaataaacgaaaatatttaatttatctctaaaaaattatagttaactgagtttgtttagtaaagtcccgaaaaacattgttaataaaatcatGGCCAATGCGAATCCAGTAGGCTTTgtgcacgtccactatttttgactagaaaatacacaaatttggtgattttttgagaaattatgtctattttcggtcaaaaacgtgcagaaagtcacaaaaaaggtacaaacaattttttacctgTACAATAAGCACCAACTGTCTCGGGACGAAATCTGCAAGGCCCGTTTCGAGCTTCATAAGGATACGAATCTTCAGTGTCAATTCCAGGATTTGTTCGGACGTATTCGTATGCTGGATTCATCAGTCCTCCAGAACATCCATCATTGCCGTAATTTGTGCTACAGTCAATAAGGTTTTGGGGACTTAGTTCCACTAATCTGCCCGTTTTTCGGAAATTGTGACCTTCCAAAGCTCCCGCCTGGAATTATTTATGTGTAAACTttaattgtttgattttttttgaactcaAAATGGAAATGTCACATTTTTTGCCCGTTCCTTGTTTTCTCACCGAAAAAGAGTGACTTTTCCTTTTAGAACAATTGCAAATCAagtgatttattaattattaataagttctcgaaatttttttttcttctcggTTTTGTTTACTGTGGTTTAATTTACAACAAACATTACTGTTGATTTGTCTTTTCTCTACCAAATAGTAATGAAGATTAATGATAGTGAGTATGTATTATGTTTCTATCATTGTGAGAAATGTCAGCGATTTCGTattgttttagtttaattgGATTTTCTTCAGGAAATGTTGAAGTGATATTTGTTTAGTACTACGTAACTTAATTCAAGATAATTATGTCTTTAAAAAGCATTtcattgcaataatttttaaataattattgttaattataattaatttgagGGCTTGACATACATAGACAAAAGGATGGAgccaagtgtttttttttctaaactatttcttgtagttttcgagaaaattaaattttttaagtgcCCTTCGACAatgacgatttttttggtcaaaaactcggaaccaactttaataatttattaaaaagaaatgactggtttaaaaaaataggaaaaaattaagtctattataaatgttctaaaataaaaaaaataactgtatTGAATAATTGATTTACTATACAGGTTGCGTCTGCtaagaataaattttaatttatctctaaaagcCAACAATTATGCAGaattcagtgttttttttgaaatattttatatttttgtgtttttatgtgaattttttcaattgaaattgatttaatactaattaattatttagttatttagCTCTTGTCTTCTAGTTTTTTTCTGACTAACTCTACTCTCGCTTTTTTCCAGACTCTTTTTCATGCTCTCTTTTAGGTGTTCTTTAGTTCTTCTCTATTATTTggcttttctttttttattctttctaTCTCctatttctagtttttttcctagttttcttctagctcttttcaggttttttctaagtttttttaaccTCATCCCTATATGTTTTTTAGCTTGTTTTTCGATCTTTtcttttgtaacatttttttcgaaCTCTTCTTTTCTGGCTATTTTCTAGTTCTTCTCTGACTCTCTAGTTCTTCTCACGCTTTTTTCCAGACTCTTTCTCAAGCTCTCGTCTAGCTATTCTTTAGTTCTTTTGTATTATCtagcttttctttttttagatttttattatctttccCCTTTCTCTACCATTtcttttttctagttttttttcctagttttcttctagctcttctcaaatttttctatttttcttttaacctCATTCCTATatgttttttagcttttcttttgattttttcttttgtaacatttttttcgaaCTCTTCTTTTCTAGCTATTTTCTAGTTCTTCTCTGACTAACTCTTCTCTCGCTTTTTTCGAGGCTCTTTTTCAAGCCCTGTTCTAGCTATTCTTTAGTTCTTCTCTATTATTTagcttttcttttttattcttcCTGTCTTTCCCCTTTCtctactatttattttttctagttttcttCTAGCTTTTCTCaagttttttcttgttttcttttaaccTCATCCCTATATGTTTTCTATCTTTTCTTTGGATCTTTtcttttgtaacattttttttcgaacTCTTCTTTTCTGGCTATTTTCTAGTTCTTTTCTAGTTCTTCACTGACTCTCTAGTTCTCTTCTCGCTTTTTTCCAGACTCTTTCTCAAGCTCTCGTCTAGCTTTTCTTTAGTTCTTTTGTATTATCtagcttttctttttttagattcttaTTATCTTTCCCCTTTCTCTACCATTTCTTTTtcctagtttttttttcctagttttcttctagctcttctcaaatttttctattttttttaacctcATCCCTATatgttttttagcttttcttttgattttttcttttgtaacatttttttcgaaCTCTTCTTTTCTAGCTATTTTCTAGTTCTTCTCTGACTAACTCTCCTCTCGCTTTTTTCGAGACTCTTTTTCAAGCCCTGTTCTAGCTATTCTTTAGTTCTTCTCTATTATTTagcttttcttttttattcttcCTGTCTTTCCCCTTTctttactatttattttttctagttttttttctagttttcttCTAGCTTTTCTCAAGTTTTTTCTAGTCCCTATATGTTTTCTAGCTCTTCTTTGGATCTTttcttttgtaatattttttttcgaactCTTCTTTTCTAGCTATTTTCTAGTTCTTCTCTAACTCTCTAGTTCTTCTCTCGCTTTTTTCCAGACTCTTTCTCAAGCTCTCGTCTAGCCATTCTTTAGTTCTTTTGTATTATCtagcttttctttttttagatttttattatctttctCCTTTCTCTACCATTtcttttttctagttttttttctagttttcttctagctcttctcaaatttttctatttttcttttaacttcATTCCTATATGTATTCTAGCTTTTCTTTAgatctttaattttgta
This window harbors:
- the LOC659565 gene encoding procathepsin L yields the protein MKTGLVFVATVVAFAKSQLSIGVTLENLLQEEWMAFKLTYNKSYASPEEENFRREIFIENRHKIARFNQEYGRGQWSFVQQLNNFADMLHHEFHRTLNGFNRTLSARVGIPQSSTFIPSANVIFPDYVDWREVGAVTPVKNQGSCAGCWAFSAAGALEGHNFRKTGRLVELSPQNLIDCSTNYGNDGCSGGLMNPAYEYVRTNPGIDTEDSYPYEARNGPCRFRPETVGAYCTGYVDIAEGDEQGLEAAIATLGPVSAAMDAGRQSFQFYSDGIYYDPQCGNRPDDVNHAVLVVGYGTEPNGQKYWLVKNSYGPQWGIGGYVKLAKDANNHCGIAIQASYPLV